The Urbifossiella limnaea genome has a window encoding:
- the cysK gene encoding cysteine synthase A, whose protein sequence is MAADPTFRGHVFDDITQTVGATPLVKLRRVVGDAKATVVGKLENFNPLWSVKDRIGVAMIDAAEKAGKITKDTLIIEPTSGNTGIGLAFVCAARGYQLAVTMPESMSLERQRLLKAFGAKLYLTPRETGMRGAVNRAKELFQEFGGEPKAFIPQQFENPANPEVHRRTTAEEIWRATGGNIDILVCGVGTGGTITGCGEVLKARKPGVKCVAVEPAASPVLTQHVVQGVPKDQVKPGPHKIQGIGAGFVPGVLNTAVIDEVFQVTDDEAFEMARRLAKEEGMLCGISCGAAAAAAVKVAKRPENAGKVIVVVLPDLGERYLSTALYPQD, encoded by the coding sequence ATGGCCGCCGACCCCACCTTTCGCGGACACGTTTTCGACGACATCACCCAGACCGTCGGCGCCACGCCCCTCGTCAAGCTCCGCCGCGTCGTCGGCGACGCCAAGGCCACCGTCGTCGGGAAGCTGGAGAACTTCAACCCGCTGTGGTCCGTCAAGGACCGCATCGGCGTCGCGATGATCGACGCCGCCGAGAAGGCGGGGAAGATCACCAAGGACACTCTCATCATCGAGCCGACCAGCGGCAACACCGGCATCGGCCTCGCGTTCGTCTGCGCCGCTCGCGGCTACCAGTTGGCCGTAACCATGCCCGAGAGCATGTCGCTCGAACGGCAGCGCCTGCTGAAGGCGTTCGGGGCCAAGCTGTACCTCACGCCGCGCGAGACGGGCATGCGCGGGGCCGTGAACCGGGCCAAGGAGCTGTTCCAGGAGTTCGGCGGCGAGCCGAAGGCGTTCATCCCCCAGCAGTTCGAGAACCCCGCCAATCCGGAGGTTCACCGCCGCACGACTGCCGAGGAAATCTGGCGCGCCACCGGCGGCAACATCGACATCCTGGTGTGCGGCGTCGGCACCGGCGGTACGATCACCGGCTGCGGCGAGGTGCTGAAGGCCCGCAAGCCCGGGGTGAAGTGCGTGGCCGTGGAGCCGGCCGCGAGCCCGGTGCTGACGCAGCACGTCGTGCAGGGCGTGCCGAAAGACCAGGTGAAGCCAGGGCCGCACAAGATTCAAGGGATCGGCGCCGGGTTCGTGCCGGGCGTGCTGAACACCGCCGTGATCGACGAGGTGTTCCAGGTGACCGACGACGAGGCGTTCGAGATGGCCCGCCGGCTGGCGAAGGAAGAGGGGATGCTGTGCGGCATCTCCTGCGGCGCGGCCGCGGCCGCGGCGGTGAAGGTGGCGAAGCGGCCGGAGAACGCCGGCAAGGTAATCGTGGTGGTGCTGCCGGACCTGGGCGAGCGCTACCTCTCGACGGCGCTCTACCCGCAGGATTAA
- a CDS encoding outer membrane protein assembly factor BamB family protein — protein sequence MRRALLVLLLLTPAASADWPLFRGDPLMSGVGTAKLPDQLAERWKFKTGDAIEGAPAVVGGVVYVGSFDKHLYALELSTGKEKWKVKLGHLKASPSVKDGKVYVGNLDGKFFCLSAADGKQLWAFETEGEITSGCNFHGNNVLIGSHDSTLYCLSPEGKKLWDVRTDGPVNGSPVVIGDTTFVAGCDSKFHVLNAKTGKEIGAIELDGQAAATAAVAGDVAYVGTMANQVVAVDWKQKKKLWAFEAPTRQQPFYASAAVTKDVVVAGSRDAKVYGIDRATGKQVWSFTTDGVVDASPVVVGERVYVGSLSRAASLYVLDLMSGRKVQEVEVDGPVSGSVAVGPDCVLFGTDRGTIYCLGAK from the coding sequence ATGCGTCGCGCCCTGCTCGTGCTGCTCCTGCTGACCCCCGCCGCGTCGGCCGACTGGCCGTTGTTCCGCGGCGACCCTCTCATGAGTGGCGTCGGCACCGCCAAGCTCCCGGACCAACTCGCCGAGCGCTGGAAGTTCAAAACCGGCGACGCCATCGAGGGCGCCCCCGCGGTCGTCGGCGGGGTCGTGTACGTCGGCTCGTTCGACAAGCACCTGTACGCCCTCGAACTGTCCACCGGCAAGGAGAAGTGGAAGGTCAAGCTCGGCCACCTGAAGGCGTCGCCGAGCGTGAAGGACGGTAAGGTCTATGTCGGCAACCTGGACGGCAAGTTCTTCTGCCTGTCGGCCGCCGACGGCAAGCAACTCTGGGCGTTCGAGACGGAAGGCGAGATCACCTCGGGCTGCAACTTCCACGGCAACAACGTCCTCATCGGCTCCCACGACTCGACGCTGTACTGCCTCTCCCCGGAGGGGAAGAAGCTGTGGGACGTGCGGACCGACGGCCCCGTCAACGGCTCCCCGGTGGTGATCGGCGACACCACGTTCGTGGCCGGGTGCGACAGTAAGTTCCACGTCCTGAACGCCAAGACGGGGAAGGAGATCGGCGCGATCGAGCTCGACGGCCAGGCCGCGGCGACGGCGGCGGTGGCGGGCGACGTGGCCTACGTCGGCACGATGGCGAACCAGGTGGTGGCCGTGGACTGGAAGCAGAAGAAGAAGTTGTGGGCGTTCGAGGCGCCGACGCGCCAGCAGCCGTTCTACGCCTCCGCGGCGGTGACGAAGGACGTGGTCGTGGCCGGCAGCCGCGACGCTAAGGTGTACGGCATCGACCGCGCCACCGGCAAGCAGGTGTGGAGCTTTACGACCGACGGCGTGGTGGACGCCTCGCCGGTGGTGGTGGGCGAGCGGGTGTACGTCGGCAGCCTGTCGCGTGCCGCCTCCTTGTACGTCCTCGACCTGATGAGCGGGCGGAAGGTGCAGGAGGTGGAGGTGGACGGGCCGGTGTCGGGGTCGGTGGCGGTCGGCCCGGACTGCGTACTGTTCGGCACCGACCGCGGCACGATCTACTGCCTGGGCGCGAAGTGA